From the genome of Bradyrhizobium elkanii USDA 76, one region includes:
- a CDS encoding CsbD family protein, translating into MDREHVKGAADKAKGAIKEGAGKLTGDKDMEAEGKIDKAKGSAHNAAGDVKDAARDAPDALKK; encoded by the coding sequence ATGGACCGCGAACATGTGAAGGGCGCTGCCGACAAGGCAAAAGGCGCCATCAAAGAAGGTGCCGGTAAGCTCACTGGCGACAAGGACATGGAAGCCGAAGGCAAGATCGACAAGGCCAAGGGATCTGCCCACAATGCGGCGGGAGATGTGAAGGATGCAGCGCGGGACGCCCCTGACGCCCTCAAGAAATAA